The nucleotide sequence TTatgataaaaaacacaaaaggctGATGTGCCATACATTATATTCAGTGATTAAAGTATACTTTATACTCTTAATTATCCAGGATATCTTTTATAAGTGTGATAAATATGAAATATCTGAACTCATCTCCAaaggcattttaaaaaaagaaaatcagagtACTTCACACAGTTCTGCTTTGGGAAAACAGACTGATAAGTTTTCACTATCAATGTCAACCTACATTGTTAATTATGTtatcaacattttgttttcctgcataCCCTGTCACCAgcaaaccacttcctgtttccaaGAAAGTCGGAGAACTGCTTCAAAACATCAGGCAGCGTCTTGAGGTACTCTGGCTTCAGGTTTTCCTGATTTTTGGCAAAGTGAGATTGACGTTAGCAAAAATTTAGAGGTGTCAGTCCTTTGAAAGTTAATTGACCTTATACTGACGTAGTCAGTGTAGCACATCCTGATAAAGCTCATTCTGAAGTCCATGACCACGTTCTCCAGGATGTCCAGTCGAATCTTCTCCTCTTCAGTTTCCCCGCCTGTTTGTAAATCAGTGTTTCCTCAATTAAGGTACTGTTTGATgcaagaaatgtgttttaaaaacattttaaagaacaacCTTTTACCACAATACTTACAAAGCTTGTTCTTCCTGGCCAGGTACCTCTGGATGGCATTGCTCTGAACAATCTTTTTGTCGCCATCCACCAAGTAGGGCAACTGTGTTGACATATTAAATCCCATGAttacaaattaattttaaaccTACCTTCCATTAAATTGATTTAAAGATTCTTACGTTGGGGAAGTCCAGTCCAAGTTTGAATTTTACACTAAACCAGCCGCTTTTGTCATAGTTTGGTGCTATTTGAGAAAAAAGAGAGCTTCAGTTTCTGagataaaaacatttggtttttaAAGCACATCTTGTCAGTTGTGTGTTACCTTCTCCACAGACGTACGTCTTTTCCTCATACTTGGCGCCAGTGTACTCCAGCAAAAGGCGGGTGGGGTGGGCGAGCTGCACCGGTTCAGAATAAGACAACAGTTTAGTTACAAGTGAACATGTTAATAGGGCATGCTGATCATTGAGCAGCACTGTACAGTGCAGAGTGCTGcactctaaaggcccgtacacaccgggacgaatattcgccaggcgttattcacCACCCTTtttgccacgttttttgtgttcacacccaggcgattttcgctgacgatgagccgagtgaacatgcaatttcattccctgactttagatggcgcttaatataaacagaaatactcctgtacacaaggtggcgctgcgcaactttacgcttcttaaagtcgcttttcactcagaagaagagagcaagtatttacgcgcttgt is from Oryzias latipes chromosome 7, ASM223467v1 and encodes:
- the LOC101157858 gene encoding glutathione S-transferase Mu 5 — its product is MSMTLGYWDIRGLAHPTRLLLEYTGAKYEEKTYVCGEAPNYDKSGWFSVKFKLGLDFPNLPYLVDGDKKIVQSNAIQRYLARKNKLCGETEEEKIRLDILENVVMDFRMSFIRMCYTDYENLKPEYLKTLPDVLKQFSDFLGNRKWFAGDRLTFGDFIMYDVLDQQRIFLPTCLDAFKNLKDFLDRFESLERISAFMKSGRYIRTPIHNRMAKWGNKKM